Proteins encoded within one genomic window of Bacteroidota bacterium:
- a CDS encoding 4Fe-4S dicluster domain-containing protein, with amino-acid sequence MATFITEECINCGACEPECPNTAIYAGGVQYELNGQMVDALSNDFYYIVPEKCTECVGHFEKEQCAAVCPVDCCVPDPNRPETEEELYHKAKQIHPEKEFLPLSEAPSRFK; translated from the coding sequence ATGGCAACATTTATCACCGAAGAATGCATCAATTGTGGTGCGTGTGAACCCGAATGTCCAAATACCGCTATTTATGCCGGCGGTGTCCAATATGAGTTAAACGGTCAAATGGTAGACGCTCTTTCAAACGATTTTTATTATATAGTTCCCGAAAAATGCACCGAATGTGTTGGGCACTTCGAAAAGGAACAATGCGCGGCAGTTTGCCCGGTTGATTGTTGCGTTCCCGACCCGAATCGCCCCGAAACCGAAGAAGAGTTATACCATAAAGCAAAACAAATACATCCTGAAAAAGAATTTTTACCATTAAGCGAAGCCCCCTCGCGATTTAAATAG
- a CDS encoding MBL fold metallo-hydrolase yields the protein MKIGDYEIFTIETSRFALDGGAMFGVVPQALWRKTNPPDKLNRIEMVTRSLLIVGGGKKILVDTGNSPKMSQKLKDIYKIDTTSTSLISSLQKHNVATNEITDVILTHLHFDHAGGSTFDDSGIIKPTFPNAKYYVQKEQWNWALNPTDRDRASFFKEDFLPLKEFGVLELVEGEFEIFPGINLILLNGHTSMQQIPKISDGINTVLFCADLVPMSSHIPLPFIMGYDLQPLVTLEEKRKIIGPAYEEKWKLVFEHDPKIAAATIASNEKGFGVGEVIQLL from the coding sequence ATGAAGATCGGCGATTACGAAATTTTTACGATTGAAACGAGCAGGTTTGCCCTTGATGGCGGGGCAATGTTCGGCGTGGTGCCGCAAGCGTTATGGCGAAAAACAAATCCACCCGACAAATTAAACCGTATCGAAATGGTTACAAGAAGTCTTTTGATTGTTGGCGGAGGGAAAAAGATTTTAGTCGATACCGGTAATAGCCCGAAGATGTCACAAAAGTTAAAAGATATCTATAAGATTGATACAACATCAACCAGTCTTATTTCATCATTACAAAAACATAACGTAGCTACGAACGAGATAACAGATGTGATACTTACACACTTGCATTTTGACCACGCTGGTGGTTCAACGTTTGATGATTCGGGAATAATCAAGCCGACATTTCCGAATGCTAAATACTATGTTCAAAAAGAGCAGTGGAATTGGGCGCTCAATCCGACCGACCGCGACAGGGCGAGTTTCTTTAAAGAAGATTTTTTACCACTGAAAGAATTTGGTGTTTTGGAATTAGTCGAGGGGGAGTTTGAAATATTTCCGGGTATAAATTTAATTTTGCTTAATGGTCATACGAGTATGCAGCAGATTCCCAAAATCTCTGACGGAATAAACACAGTTTTGTTTTGCGCCGATTTAGTGCCGATGTCGTCGCACATACCATTGCCATTTATTATGGGATACGATTTGCAGCCGTTGGTAACATTGGAAGAAAAGAGAAAAATAATAGGTCCGGCTTATGAAGAAAAGTGGAAATTGGTTTTTGAGCACGACCCAAAAATTGCAGCCGCCACGATCGCATCAAACGAAAAAGGTTTTGGTGTTGGCGAAGTGATTCAATTATTGTAG